In the Alligator mississippiensis isolate rAllMis1 chromosome 7, rAllMis1, whole genome shotgun sequence genome, one interval contains:
- the LOC132251634 gene encoding olfactory receptor 6E1-like, which produces MNHTSVVEFILLGLTNNRHLQIILFGVLLVVFLLILLGNLTVITITLVDRNLQTPMYFFLRNFSLLEIYFTSTFMPRTLYSLLLNKKAISLPACFIQFLSFFYLGTCVFFHVAMMSFDRYVAICRPLHYSTIMNVRFCIQLVVASWVAAVFLMVPPTAMIIQLPFCGPNVMNHFYCDIAPLLQFSCADTQRIELIFLTSVILIIPGTLIVNIISYGYIISTILRIPSSTGRKKAFSTCSAHLLVVTILYSSAIFRYIRPSQKGGWDFDKIVSFLYSVVTQLFNPYIYTLRNNQVKKALRDLFSRACS; this is translated from the coding sequence ATGAACCATACGTCAGTGGTGGAGTTCATTTTGTTGGGCCTGACCAACAACCGACATTTGCAAATCATCCTGTTTGGGGTTCTCCTCGTTGTCTTCCTTTTGATCCTGCTGGGAAACCTCACTGTCATCACCATCACGCTGGTTGACCGTAACCTCCagacccccatgtatttcttccttcgGAACTTCTCCCTTCTGGAGATCTACTTCACTTCCACCTTCATGCCTAGGACCCTCTACAGCCTCCTGCTGAATAAGAAAGCCATTTCACTCCCTGCTTGTTTCATCCAGTTTTTGTCATTCTTCTACTTGGGTACCTGTGTGTTTTTCCATGTGGCGATGATGTCTTTTGATCGCTACGTGGCCATCTGCCGCCCCTTGCATTATTCCACTATCATGAATGTGAGATTTTGCATCCAGCTGGTGGTGGCCTCTTGGGTGGCAGCTGTTTTTTTGATGGTTCCTCCTACTGCTATGATTATCCAGTTGCCATTCTGTGGCCCCAATGTCATGAACCACTTCTACTGTGATATAGCTCCCTTGCTTCAGTTCTCCTGTGCAGATACTCAGCGCATTGAATTAATATTCTTGACTTCAGTTATATTGATCATACCTGGTACTCTGATAGTGAACATCATTTCCTATGGCTATATCATCTCCACCATCCTCCGCATCCCATCTTCCACAGGCAGAAAGAAAGCCTTTTCTACCTGTTCTGCTCACCTCTTGGTAGTCACAATACTGTATAGCAGTGCAATTTTCAGGTACATTCGGCCATCTCAGAAAGGTGGGTGGGATTTTGACAAGATTGTGTCTTTTCTCTACTCAGTAGTGACCCAGCTCTTTAACCCTTACATCTATACACTGAGGAACAACCAAGTGAAAAAGGCTTTGAGGGATCTCTTTAGTAGGGCATGTTCTTAG